The following are encoded in a window of Burkholderiales bacterium genomic DNA:
- a CDS encoding TRAP transporter large permease subunit, translating to MTGWLVENIGPLMFAGLVVFLLLGYPVAFALSAVGLLFGFIGVELGLLHAELLQALPQRIYGIMQNDTLLAIPFFTFMGLILERSRMAEDLLDTLGQLFGPMRGGLAYAVVFVGGLLAATTGVVAASVIAMGLISLPIMLRYGYDKRLATGAIAASGTLAQIIPPSLVLIVMADQLGRSIGDLYRGALVPGLTLMGLYAVYVFFVSLFRPAHAPALPAAARTLRGAQLGRRIAVSLVPPVVLIFLVLGTIFIGVATPTEGGAMGACGALALAAAKRRLTLSVLRQSMDTTAKLSCFVMFILIGSTVFGLVFRGVDGDLWVEHLLTGLPGGVVGFLVAVNVLVFLLAFFLDYFELAFIVVPLLAPVAEKLGIDLVWFGVLLSVNMQTSFLHPPFGFALFYLRSVAPQEVRTGHIYWGAVPFVCIQLFMVGLLIAFPHLATVGHRELDASTQIRLEAPVSNEFDSAPMIFEVRPEDLENYWGTPNDGPRR from the coding sequence GTGACCGGCTGGCTCGTGGAGAACATCGGGCCGCTGATGTTCGCCGGCCTGGTGGTGTTCCTGCTGCTTGGGTATCCCGTGGCATTCGCGCTGTCCGCGGTCGGCTTGCTGTTCGGGTTCATCGGCGTAGAGCTCGGCCTGCTGCACGCGGAGCTTTTGCAGGCGCTGCCACAGCGCATATACGGGATCATGCAGAACGATACGCTGCTCGCGATCCCGTTCTTCACCTTCATGGGGCTGATTCTGGAACGCAGCCGGATGGCCGAGGATCTGCTCGACACGCTCGGCCAGCTCTTCGGCCCCATGCGCGGCGGTCTGGCGTACGCGGTGGTCTTCGTCGGCGGCCTGCTCGCGGCCACCACCGGCGTGGTTGCGGCTTCGGTGATCGCCATGGGCCTGATTTCTCTGCCGATCATGCTGCGCTACGGCTACGACAAGCGCCTGGCCACAGGGGCGATCGCCGCGTCTGGGACGCTGGCGCAGATCATTCCTCCTTCGCTGGTGCTGATCGTCATGGCGGACCAGCTTGGCAGGTCGATCGGCGATCTGTACCGGGGCGCACTGGTTCCGGGGCTGACGCTGATGGGCCTGTACGCGGTCTATGTATTCTTCGTGAGCCTGTTTCGTCCCGCTCACGCACCGGCTCTGCCGGCAGCCGCGCGAACGCTGCGCGGAGCACAGCTTGGTCGCCGAATCGCAGTTTCGCTTGTGCCTCCCGTCGTGCTGATCTTTCTGGTGCTGGGGACGATCTTCATCGGGGTGGCAACGCCGACCGAGGGCGGGGCCATGGGCGCCTGCGGCGCGCTTGCGCTGGCCGCCGCCAAAAGGCGGCTGACGTTGAGTGTCCTGCGCCAGTCGATGGACACCACTGCCAAGCTGTCCTGCTTCGTGATGTTCATCCTGATCGGCTCGACCGTGTTCGGCCTGGTGTTTCGCGGCGTCGACGGCGACCTGTGGGTGGAACACCTGCTCACCGGCTTGCCCGGCGGTGTGGTCGGGTTTCTGGTCGCGGTCAACGTGCTGGTATTCCTGCTGGCCTTCTTCCTCGACTACTTCGAGCTTGCGTTCATCGTCGTGCCCCTGCTCGCGCCGGTAGCGGAGAAACTGGGCATCGATCTGGTCTGGTTCGGGGTGCTGCTCAGCGTGAACATGCAGACCTCGTTTCTGCACCCGCCGTTCGGCTTCGCCCTCTTCTACTTGCGCAGCGTGGCTCCGCAGGAGGTGCGCACCGGGCACATCTATTGGGGCGCCGTGCCGTTCGTGTGCATCCAGCTCTTCATGGTGGGGCTGTTGATCGCGTTTCCGCACCTCGCGACCGTCGGGCACCGCGAGCTCGATGCGAGCACGCAGATCAGACTGGAGGCACCGGTGAGCAACGAATTCGATTCGGCCCCAATGATCTTCGAGGTGCGCCCCGAGGACCTGGAGAACTATTGGGGCACCCCCAATGACGGGCCACGACGGTGA
- the dctP gene encoding TRAP transporter substrate-binding protein DctP has product MDRRSFVNRACAGLAVAGACPAAPVAAQTEPAVRWRMASSFPKSLDNIFGAAETLTERVRLLTNGRFEIRVFAAGELVPGFQVLDACQQGTVECGQTQGFYYIGKNRAFAFDSALPFGLNSRMQNAWLYYGGGLELVRELYREHNTMIFPAGNTGVQMGGWWREQLGSVADLRGRKVRIPGIAGEIMARLDAVPQTIPGSDIYPALEKGAIDAAEWVGPYDDEKLGFYRVAPHYYFPGWWEGCSCISFIVNLSEWNKLPPAYREAFATAAAEANVRMVAAYDARNPPALARLVQRGVKLHPYPKDVMAAAFKAASDLYEEEAAANPVFRRFYQSWKTFRYAQYQWYRIAEAPFSNFMAGQRLPFR; this is encoded by the coding sequence ATGGATAGGCGATCGTTCGTGAACCGAGCTTGCGCTGGGCTTGCCGTGGCAGGCGCCTGCCCTGCGGCGCCGGTGGCCGCACAGACGGAGCCGGCGGTGCGCTGGCGCATGGCGTCGAGCTTCCCGAAGAGCCTGGACAACATCTTCGGAGCTGCCGAAACCCTGACCGAGCGGGTACGGCTGCTCACCAACGGGCGTTTCGAGATCCGGGTGTTCGCTGCGGGCGAGCTGGTTCCCGGGTTCCAGGTGCTCGATGCCTGCCAGCAGGGGACGGTCGAATGCGGGCAAACTCAGGGCTTCTATTACATCGGCAAGAACAGGGCGTTCGCCTTCGACAGTGCGCTGCCCTTCGGGCTGAACTCGCGCATGCAGAACGCCTGGCTCTACTACGGCGGAGGGCTCGAGCTGGTGCGCGAACTGTATCGCGAGCACAACACCATGATCTTCCCAGCCGGCAATACCGGAGTGCAGATGGGCGGGTGGTGGCGCGAGCAGCTCGGCAGCGTGGCGGATTTGCGCGGCAGGAAGGTGCGCATTCCGGGTATCGCTGGAGAAATCATGGCACGCCTCGACGCCGTCCCGCAGACCATTCCTGGCAGCGACATCTATCCGGCGCTCGAGAAGGGCGCCATCGACGCTGCGGAGTGGGTGGGCCCCTACGACGACGAGAAGCTCGGTTTCTATCGCGTCGCGCCGCATTACTACTTTCCCGGCTGGTGGGAAGGGTGCTCGTGCATCTCCTTCATCGTGAACCTGTCCGAGTGGAACAAGCTGCCGCCCGCCTATCGCGAGGCATTCGCCACCGCCGCCGCCGAGGCCAACGTACGCATGGTCGCGGCCTACGACGCAAGAAATCCGCCAGCGCTCGCGCGACTGGTGCAGCGCGGCGTGAAGCTGCACCCCTATCCGAAAGACGTGATGGCCGCCGCGTTCAAGGCGGCAAGCGACCTGTACGAGGAAGAGGCCGCGGCCAATCCGGTGTTCCGCCGTTTCTATCAGTCATGGAAGACGTTTCGTTATGCGCAGTACCAGTGGTACCGGATCGCGGAAGCGCCCTTCAGCAATTTCATGGCGGGGCAGCGGCTGCCGTTCAGGTGA
- a CDS encoding (2Fe-2S)-binding protein has translation MPKLSINGQSHFTDSPPDTPLLWVLREDLGLTGTKYGCGIAVCGACTVHVNGQAVRSCVVKVGDVEGAVITTIEGLHPADQHPVQQAWIEHQVPQCGYCQSGQIMQAAALLAVNPNPTNEEIVAHMNGNLCRCATYPRIVGAVRRAAEIMKEGRKNV, from the coding sequence ATGCCTAAACTGAGCATCAATGGACAAAGCCACTTCACCGATTCGCCGCCGGACACGCCGCTGCTCTGGGTGCTGCGCGAAGACCTGGGGCTGACGGGAACCAAGTACGGCTGTGGAATCGCCGTTTGCGGGGCCTGCACGGTCCACGTCAACGGCCAGGCAGTGCGCTCCTGCGTGGTCAAGGTCGGCGACGTCGAGGGCGCGGTCATCACCACGATAGAAGGCTTGCACCCCGCGGACCAGCATCCCGTGCAGCAGGCCTGGATCGAACACCAGGTCCCGCAGTGCGGTTATTGCCAGTCCGGGCAGATCATGCAGGCGGCCGCGCTGCTGGCGGTCAATCCCAACCCCACGAACGAGGAGATCGTGGCGCACATGAACGGCAACCTGTGCCGCTGCGCGACCTATCCGCGCATCGTGGGCGCCGTGCGCCGCGCCGCAGAGATCATGAAGGAGGGCCGGAAGAATGTCTGA
- a CDS encoding molybdopterin cofactor-binding domain-containing protein, translating into MSDVNTQNNHEITRREFLVRSAVIAGSGFLSIGLPGFLAPRDAEAAIATQSFTPSIWFTITPDGKTTMHIIKAEMGQHIGTALAQIIAEELEVKWEDVRLDTPLESVENFAVFGLAYTVNSGSVTTEFDRLSRAGAAGRIALVEAGARLLGVPPSGCYAAMSRVFDKASGRSVGYGEILQKVKIDRKFSYPEEFKKIALKPRGQYKVIGKSIPALDIPAKTNGQAKYGIDVRLPGMCYGALMIPRTRYASKVLSIDEREAKKIPGFIKAVRIDDSMGKCTGWTVALAESFPAAVKATKALKVNVDPGPYGNLSLSDIMEEFSEMSKNNEASAAWVLEGDVDKALAQAQKVLEMEYSTDMVCHATMEPISATVHQSADGAWHVYTGTQSTSFARMTLTAYLSKVLNKKAEEIKVYVHQYVLGGGFGGKQDYDDILAAAYCAKEVGRPVKLIQTRESQFATSFPRTPTYHRLRAGLRDGQLVAMNHDIVCGWMGPRFAVGKKYGSDWLQLDSWDEKKQDIDQWSIGGSDHWYYVPNHRVRAWNSDRTTWAVQASALRTVSNSYNMFVVESFMDEVAHALGRDPLEFRLSLLNGKGGNRGIPNAGYPTGTGSDYYMDQLWISLPWTKEGSWIPYESATVGGALRLANCLRVAAGKVGWGRRLPPNTGLGLAVSSAEERQSPTWVAGAAEVAVDPKTGKYRINKLSIAMDMGTCINPLNATAQIQGAALWGASQVMSERLTYKNGAIEQTNFHEYQTIRLADVPEIDVEIIQSGHHPSGVGEPASTVVAPAVANAIFNAVGARVRHMPITPAAVLEAMKRKA; encoded by the coding sequence ATGTCTGACGTCAATACTCAGAACAACCACGAAATCACCCGCAGGGAATTTCTGGTCCGCTCCGCGGTGATCGCGGGCAGCGGTTTCCTCAGCATCGGCCTGCCCGGTTTCCTCGCTCCGAGGGACGCCGAGGCCGCGATCGCCACGCAGTCGTTTACGCCGTCGATCTGGTTCACCATCACACCGGACGGCAAGACCACGATGCACATCATCAAGGCCGAGATGGGTCAGCACATCGGCACCGCGCTGGCGCAGATCATCGCCGAGGAACTGGAAGTGAAGTGGGAGGACGTGCGGCTGGACACGCCGCTGGAAAGCGTCGAGAACTTCGCGGTCTTTGGCCTCGCGTACACGGTCAACAGCGGCAGCGTGACCACGGAGTTCGACCGCCTGTCGCGCGCCGGCGCTGCAGGGCGCATCGCGCTGGTCGAGGCCGGTGCGAGATTGCTCGGCGTGCCGCCGTCCGGATGCTACGCGGCGATGAGCCGGGTCTTCGACAAGGCGAGCGGGCGATCGGTCGGATACGGAGAGATCCTGCAGAAGGTCAAAATCGATCGCAAATTCTCCTACCCGGAAGAGTTCAAGAAGATTGCCCTGAAGCCGCGCGGACAGTACAAGGTGATCGGCAAGTCCATCCCCGCGCTCGACATCCCGGCCAAGACCAACGGGCAAGCGAAGTATGGCATCGACGTGCGCCTGCCGGGCATGTGCTACGGCGCGCTGATGATCCCTCGCACCCGCTATGCGTCCAAGGTGCTCAGCATCGACGAGCGCGAAGCGAAGAAGATCCCGGGCTTCATCAAGGCGGTCAGGATTGACGACTCGATGGGCAAGTGCACCGGATGGACGGTCGCGCTGGCCGAATCCTTCCCGGCCGCGGTGAAGGCGACCAAGGCGCTCAAGGTCAACGTCGATCCTGGGCCTTACGGCAACTTGAGTCTGTCCGACATCATGGAAGAGTTCTCGGAGATGTCGAAGAACAACGAGGCTTCTGCGGCCTGGGTGCTGGAGGGCGACGTGGACAAGGCGCTCGCTCAGGCGCAAAAGGTGCTGGAGATGGAATACAGCACCGACATGGTATGTCACGCGACGATGGAGCCGATCAGCGCCACGGTGCACCAGTCCGCCGATGGGGCGTGGCACGTCTACACCGGTACGCAGAGCACTTCGTTCGCGCGCATGACTTTGACCGCGTATCTGTCGAAAGTGCTGAACAAGAAGGCGGAGGAGATCAAGGTCTACGTTCACCAGTACGTGCTCGGCGGCGGGTTCGGAGGAAAACAGGATTACGACGACATTCTCGCCGCGGCGTACTGCGCAAAAGAGGTCGGACGGCCCGTGAAGCTCATCCAGACGCGCGAGTCGCAGTTCGCCACCAGTTTCCCGCGCACGCCGACTTACCACCGGCTGCGGGCCGGCCTCAGGGACGGCCAGCTCGTTGCGATGAACCACGACATCGTGTGCGGATGGATGGGGCCGCGCTTTGCAGTCGGCAAGAAATACGGGTCCGACTGGCTGCAACTCGATTCCTGGGACGAGAAGAAACAGGACATCGATCAGTGGTCCATCGGTGGCAGCGATCACTGGTACTACGTGCCCAATCACCGCGTGCGTGCTTGGAACAGCGATCGCACCACGTGGGCGGTACAAGCCTCGGCGCTGCGCACCGTTTCCAACTCGTACAACATGTTCGTGGTCGAGTCGTTCATGGACGAAGTGGCGCACGCACTCGGGCGCGATCCGCTCGAGTTCCGCCTGTCGCTGTTGAACGGCAAGGGCGGCAATCGCGGTATCCCCAACGCGGGCTATCCGACGGGCACCGGATCCGACTATTACATGGATCAGTTGTGGATCTCGTTACCCTGGACCAAGGAGGGCAGCTGGATTCCGTACGAGTCCGCTACGGTCGGCGGGGCGCTGCGGCTGGCGAACTGCCTGCGGGTCGCGGCGGGCAAGGTCGGCTGGGGCCGGCGCCTGCCGCCCAACACGGGGCTGGGCCTCGCGGTGTCCTCCGCCGAAGAGCGGCAAAGCCCGACCTGGGTGGCCGGCGCGGCCGAGGTCGCGGTCGATCCAAAAACCGGCAAGTACCGCATCAACAAGCTCAGCATCGCAATGGACATGGGCACGTGCATCAATCCGCTCAACGCCACCGCCCAGATCCAGGGCGCGGCACTATGGGGTGCGAGTCAGGTCATGTCGGAGCGTCTGACCTACAAGAACGGCGCGATCGAGCAGACCAACTTCCACGAGTACCAGACGATCCGCCTCGCGGATGTGCCCGAGATCGATGTCGAGATCATCCAGAGCGGGCATCATCCGAGCGGGGTGGGCGAGCCGGCCTCGACGGTCGTGGCGCCCGCGGTGGCCAATGCCATCTTCAATGCCGTGGGAGCGCGCGTGCGCCATATGCCGATCACGCCTGCCGCGGTGCTGGAGGCGATGAAGCGCAAAGCCTGA